A genomic window from Triplophysa rosa unplaced genomic scaffold, Trosa_1v2 scaffold1_ERROPOS16897594, whole genome shotgun sequence includes:
- the LOC130549921 gene encoding cell surface glycoprotein 1-like isoform X1 codes for MTSLKLLHEPYDVMDKPTVHLLKPDDVKDNCPVSTKMLINSMETLKRFQEPDEASPSEDPPKTDDATDSPSQDPKTDDATDSPSQDLPKTDDDTDSPPEDLTKKDDATDSPSMDLPKTDDAQNLPKTGDATDSPPEDLTKKDDATDSSPEDLTKKDDATDSPSQHPKTDDATDSPPEDLPKKDDATDSPSVDLRKTDDAQNLPKTDDATDIPPEDLVKKPDEATDSPSEDPPKTDDATDSPSQDPKTDDATDSPSQDLPKTDDDTDSPPEDLTKKDDATDSPSMDLPKTDDAQNLPKTGDATDSPPEDLTKKDDATDSPSVDLPKTDDDTDSPPEDLTKKDDATDSPPEDRTKTDDATDSRSEDPPKTDDVTDSPSQDPKTDDATDSPSQDLPKTDDATDSPPEDLTKKDDATDIPPEDLTKTDDAVDSPPKDLPKTDDAMDGPPQDLPKTDDAMQNPSVNLQKSDNVMKCSSRKHQEPSVICAPIMKHVTQPKKMRHDHATGSVSHVLSGELSQSITGKKTQPYLITKHGWTSWMSSSNR; via the exons ATGACATCATTGAAACTTCTCCATGAACCATATGATGTCATGGACAAACCTACAGTACATCTTCTAAAACCAGATGATGTCAAAGACAATTGTCCAGTTTCAACTAAAATGTTAATTAATTCAATGGAAACTTTAAAGAGATTTCAAGAACCAGATGAAGCCAGTCCTTCAGAGGATCCTCCAAAAACAGATGATGCCACGGACAGTCCTTCACAGGATCCTAAAACAGATGATGCCACGGACAGTCCTTCACAGGATCTTCCAAAAACAGATGATGACACTGACAGCCCTCCAGAGGATCTAACAAAAAAAGATGATGCCACAGACAGCCCTTCAATGGATCTTCCAAAAACAGATGATGCACAGAATCTTCCAAAAACAGGTGATGCCACTGACAGCCCTCCAGAGGATCTAACAAAAAAAGATGATGCCACTGACAGCTCTCCAGAGGATCTAACAAAAAAAGATGATGCCACAGACAGTCCTTCACAGCATCCTAAAACAGATGATGCCACAGACAGCCCTCCAGAGGATCTACCAAAAAAAGATGATGCCACAGACAGTCCTTCAGTGGATCTTCGAAAAACAGATGATGCACAGAATCTTCCAAAAACAGATGATGCCACTGATATCCCTCCAGAAGATCTAGTAAAAAAACCAGATGAAGCCACGGACAGTCCTTCAGAGGATCCTCCAAAAACAGATGATGCCACGGACAGTCCTTCACAGGATCCTAAAACAGATGATGCCACGGACAGTCCTTCACAGGATCTTCCAAAAACAGATGATGACACTGACAGCCCTCCAGAGGATCTAACAAAAAAAGATGATGCCACAGACAGCCCTTCAATGGATCTTCCAAAAACAGATGATGCACAGAATCTTCCAAAAACAGGTGATGCCACTGACAGCCCTCCAGAGGATCTAACAAAAAAAGATGATGCCACAGACAGTCCTTCAGTGGATCTTCCAAAAACAGATGATGACACTGACAGCCCTCCAGAGGATCTAACAAAAAAGGATGATGCCACTGACAGCCCTCCAGAGGATCGAACAAAAACAGATGATGCCACGGACAGTCGTTCAGAGGATCCTCCAAAAACAGATGATGTCACAGACAGTCCTTCACAGGATCCTAAAACAGATGATGCCACGGACAGTCCTTCACAGGATCTTCCAAAAACAGATGATGCCACTGACAGCCCTCCAGAGGATCTAACAAAAAAAGATGATGCCACTGACATCCCTCCAGAGGATCTAACAAAAACAGATGATGCTGTGGACAGTCCGCCAAAGGATCTTCCAAAAACAGATGATGCCATGGATGGCCCTCCACAGGATCTTCCAAAAACAGACGATGCCATGCAAAATCCCTCAGTGAATCTTCAAAAATCAGACAATGTCATGAAATGTTCTTCAAGAAAACATCAAGAGCCAAGTGTAATTTGCGCTCCTATTATG AAACATGTAACACAGCCAAAGAAAATGAGACATGATCATGCAACTGGAAGTGTATCACATGTTCTTTCAGGTGAATTGTCTCAAAGCATTACTGGTAAGAAAACACAGCCCTATCTCATCACAAAACATGGCTGGACATCCTGGATGTCTTCTTCAAATAGATAG
- the LOC130549921 gene encoding cell surface glycoprotein 1-like isoform X2 has protein sequence MTSLKLLHEPYDVMDKPTVHLLKPDDVKDNCPVSTKMLINSMETLKRFQEPDEASPSEDPPKTDDATDSPSQDPKTDDATDSPSQDLPKTDDDTDSPPEDLTKKDDATDSPSMDLPKTDDAQNLPKTGDATDSPPEDLTKKDDATDSSPEDLTKKDDATDSPSQHPKTDDATDSPPEDLPKKDDATDSPSVDLRKTDDAQNLPKTDDATDIPPEDLVKKPDEATDSPSEDPPKTDDATDSPSQDPKTDDATDSPSQDLPKTDDDTDSPPEDLTKKDDATDSPSMDLPKTDDAQNLPKTGDATDSPPEDLTKKDDATDSPSVDLPKTDDDTDSPPEDLTKKDDATDSPPEDRTKTDDATDSRSEDPPKTDDVTDSPSQDPKTDDATDSPSQDLPKTDDATDSPPEDLTKKDDATDIPPEDLTKTDDAVDSPPKDLPKTDDAMDGPPQDLPKTDDAMQNPSVNLQKSDNVMKCSSRKHQEPSKHVTQPKKMRHDHATGSVSHVLSGELSQSITGKKTQPYLITKHGWTSWMSSSNR, from the exons ATGACATCATTGAAACTTCTCCATGAACCATATGATGTCATGGACAAACCTACAGTACATCTTCTAAAACCAGATGATGTCAAAGACAATTGTCCAGTTTCAACTAAAATGTTAATTAATTCAATGGAAACTTTAAAGAGATTTCAAGAACCAGATGAAGCCAGTCCTTCAGAGGATCCTCCAAAAACAGATGATGCCACGGACAGTCCTTCACAGGATCCTAAAACAGATGATGCCACGGACAGTCCTTCACAGGATCTTCCAAAAACAGATGATGACACTGACAGCCCTCCAGAGGATCTAACAAAAAAAGATGATGCCACAGACAGCCCTTCAATGGATCTTCCAAAAACAGATGATGCACAGAATCTTCCAAAAACAGGTGATGCCACTGACAGCCCTCCAGAGGATCTAACAAAAAAAGATGATGCCACTGACAGCTCTCCAGAGGATCTAACAAAAAAAGATGATGCCACAGACAGTCCTTCACAGCATCCTAAAACAGATGATGCCACAGACAGCCCTCCAGAGGATCTACCAAAAAAAGATGATGCCACAGACAGTCCTTCAGTGGATCTTCGAAAAACAGATGATGCACAGAATCTTCCAAAAACAGATGATGCCACTGATATCCCTCCAGAAGATCTAGTAAAAAAACCAGATGAAGCCACGGACAGTCCTTCAGAGGATCCTCCAAAAACAGATGATGCCACGGACAGTCCTTCACAGGATCCTAAAACAGATGATGCCACGGACAGTCCTTCACAGGATCTTCCAAAAACAGATGATGACACTGACAGCCCTCCAGAGGATCTAACAAAAAAAGATGATGCCACAGACAGCCCTTCAATGGATCTTCCAAAAACAGATGATGCACAGAATCTTCCAAAAACAGGTGATGCCACTGACAGCCCTCCAGAGGATCTAACAAAAAAAGATGATGCCACAGACAGTCCTTCAGTGGATCTTCCAAAAACAGATGATGACACTGACAGCCCTCCAGAGGATCTAACAAAAAAGGATGATGCCACTGACAGCCCTCCAGAGGATCGAACAAAAACAGATGATGCCACGGACAGTCGTTCAGAGGATCCTCCAAAAACAGATGATGTCACAGACAGTCCTTCACAGGATCCTAAAACAGATGATGCCACGGACAGTCCTTCACAGGATCTTCCAAAAACAGATGATGCCACTGACAGCCCTCCAGAGGATCTAACAAAAAAAGATGATGCCACTGACATCCCTCCAGAGGATCTAACAAAAACAGATGATGCTGTGGACAGTCCGCCAAAGGATCTTCCAAAAACAGATGATGCCATGGATGGCCCTCCACAGGATCTTCCAAAAACAGACGATGCCATGCAAAATCCCTCAGTGAATCTTCAAAAATCAGACAATGTCATGAAATGTTCTTCAAGAAAACATCAAGAGCCAAGT AAACATGTAACACAGCCAAAGAAAATGAGACATGATCATGCAACTGGAAGTGTATCACATGTTCTTTCAGGTGAATTGTCTCAAAGCATTACTGGTAAGAAAACACAGCCCTATCTCATCACAAAACATGGCTGGACATCCTGGATGTCTTCTTCAAATAGATAG